Proteins encoded in a region of the Fusarium falciforme chromosome 6, complete sequence genome:
- a CDS encoding MFS domain-containing protein has protein sequence MANRDEVESGPRVVPETNDNEKRPQYDEKESDTEVDSNTGGYRGIEKMEALTQAWTKPWLIAAYLLIWLVFFTDSLQQQISNSLLPYVVSSFGLHGLMSATGIVSNLVAGVSKLPLARIIDVIGRVQGLLIMLFCVVMALILMAVCNNVQTYAAAQVFFWTGMNGIGYVLNIFMADTTTLKNRMILFGFSSTPYISNTFAGPAAAEAFLKGSTWRWGYGAFTIIIPVILSPLIAIFTIQLRRAEEKGYYVKEKSNRTLWESVKYWVIELDLAGMIIIVAGFSLLLLPFSLAGYQEHKWKEPSVIAMLVIGCLCIIAFPFFEKYIAPKSFIPFELFKNRTVLAACLLGGNMWISFYCYKLQFSSYLQVVYNLSVSKAGYITNIYNIVSCGWGVPVGILMRLTDRYKWLGMVMLPLQILMTGLMIKFRMPDTHVGYVIMCEVLGSVAGGTFVMIEQIAVMASVPHRDVAVGIALLNLITSVGGAIGQSISGAIWTNLMPSKLSKYLPEELQADALTIYGDITQQLAFPWGSPEREAIVKAYGETQKVMLIASVVALAGPIAWITLMKNHRLSEREQTKGLLF, from the exons ATGGCGAATCGAGACGAGGTCGAGTCCGGCCCCAGGGTCGTCCCTGAGACGAACGACAATGAGAAGCGCCCTCAATATGACGAGAAGGAGTCTGACACCGAGGTCGACTCCAATACTGGAGGTTACAGGGGTattgagaagatggaggcttTGACTCAAGCGTGGACCAAGCCATGGCTCATTGCTGCGTATCTCCT CATCTGgctcgtcttcttcaccgACTCGCTTCAGCAGCAGATCTCCAACTCTCTGCTGCCGTATGTAGTCAGTAGCTTTGGCCTGCACGGCCTCATGAGCGCTACCGGTATCGTGTCCAACTTGGTTGCTGGTGTGAGCAAGCTGCCACTTGCTCGAATCATTGATGTTATCGGCCGAGTGCAGGGTCTTTTGATCATGCTGTTCTGTGTTGTCATGG CCCTCATTCTCATGGCTGTCTGCAATAACGTCCAGACCTACGCTGCTGCTCAAGTCTTCTTCTGGACCGGCATGAACGGTATCGGCTATGTCCTCAACATCTTCATGGCTGACACGACGACTCTCAAGAACCGAATGATCCTCTTCGGCTTCTCGAGCACGCCTTACATCTCCAACACGTTCGCTGGTCCTGCCGCGGCCGAAGCGTTCCTCAAGGGTAGTACCTGGAGATGGGGCTATGGTGCCTttaccatcatcatccccgtCATCCTGTCGCCTCTCATTGCCATCTTCACCATCCAACTCCGACGAGCAGAGGAGAAGGGATACTacgtcaaggagaagagcaaCCGAACCTTATGGGAGAGTGTCAAGTACTGGGTCATCGAACTTGACCTTGCTGGAatgatcatcatcgtcgcaggcttctccctccttcttctgcccTTCAGTCTTGCCGGGTACCAG GAGCACAAATGGAAGGAGCCCTCTGTCATTGCGATGCTCGTCATTGGTTGTCTTTGCATCATTGCCTTCCCCTTCTTCGAGAAGTACATCGCGCCCAAGTCCTTCATCCCTTTCGAGCTCTTCAAGAACAGGACTGTCCTTGCTGCTTGCCTTCTGGGAGGTAACATGTGGATCAGCTTCTA TTGCTACAAGTTGCAGTTCTCTTCCTACCTTCAGGTCGTCTACAACCTTAGCGTTTCCAAGGCTGGatacatcaccaacatctaCAACATCGTCTCTTGCGGATGGGGCGTCCCAGTCGGAAT CCTCATGCGACTTACCGACAGATACAAGTGGCTCGGCATGGTCATGCTGCCCCTACAGATCCTCATGACAGGTCTGATGATCAAGTTCCGCATGCCTGATACCCACGTTGGCTATGTCATCATGTGCGAAGTCCTCGGCTCCGTCGCCGGTGGTACCTTTGTCATGATCGAGCAAATTGCAGTCATGGCTTCTGTCCCTCACCGAGACGTCGCTGTCGGTATTGCCCTTCTCAACTTGATCACTAGCGTCGGTGGTGCCATCGGGCAGTCTATCAGTGGAGCCATCTGGACGAACCTCATGCCCAGCAAGCTCTCCAAGTACCTCCCTGAGGAGCTACAGGCTGATGCCCTCACCATCTACGGCGACATTACCCAGCAGCTGGCCTTCCCTTGGGGAAGCCCCGAGCGAGAGGCAATTGTCAAGGCTTACGGAGAGACTCAAAAGGTCATGTTGATTGCCTCAGTGGTTGCTCTCGCTGGTCCGATTGCATGGATTACTTTGATGAAGAACCACCGTCTGAGTGAAAGGGAGCAGACCAAGGGACTGCTGTTCTAA
- a CDS encoding HpcH-HpaI domain-containing protein: MAAMASGNTFKMALDKGEGSSLGYWQMTPSANISRMLARVPGCDWVLLDCEHGDLDDRDMRECVPAIASAGASPIVRIPSTEPWLIKRALDAGAHGILVPLLRTAQEAREIVKAAKFPPMGIRGFGSPYAMDRFNPMPTSDEYLQQANDSLLTLVQIETQSALDNLEEIAAVEGIDLLFVGPFDLGNSIGYPIINGEIKPELRTAIYKVLEVSHKSGKKCGIYSGSGERAKEFIEAGFDMVHVGSDHTILELAMINEMRTAQGKADGERRLSY, encoded by the exons ATGGCGGCTATGGCATCTGGAAACACGTTCAAAATGGCCCTCGATAAGGGTGAGGGGTCAAGCCTTGGATACTGGCAAATGACACCGAGCGCCAACATCTCACGGATGCTGGCTCGCGTCCCCGGATGTGATTGGGTCTTGCTCGACTGTGAACACGGTGATCTTGATG ATAGAGACATGCGCGAATGCGTTCCTGCCATTGCCTCTGCTGGAGCATCACCAATTGTTCGGATCCCCAGCACTGAACCGTGGCTTATCAAGC GCGCCCTTGATGCCGGTGCACACGGC ATACTGGTTCCTCTGCTTCGAACTGCACAAGAAGCAAGAGAAATCGTCAAGGCGGCGAAATTCCCACCGATGGGTATCAGAGGGTTTGGCTCACCGTACGCCATGGATCGATTCAACCCCATGCCGACATCAGACGAGTACCTGCAACAGGCTAATGACAGCCTATTGACCCTCGTTCAAATCGAGACTCAGTCAGCGCTCGACAACTTGGAAGAGATTGCGGCTGTTGAGGGCATTGATCTCTTGTTTGTAGGACCATTCGATCTCG GCAACAGCATCGGCTATCCCATCATTAATGGCGAGATCAAGCCAGAGTTACGCACAGCCATCTACAAGGTTCTCGAAGTCAGCCACAAGTCAGGAAAGAAGTGTGGTATCTACTCAGGTTCAGGAGAACGAGCCAAGGAGTTTATCGAAGCCGGCTTTGACATGGTCCATGTCGGGTCAGACCACACAATACTGGAGCTTGCCATGATCAATGAAATGCGCACTGCGCAAGGGAAAGCGGATGGGGAGCGACGGCTCTCATACTAA
- a CDS encoding MFS domain-containing protein: MSLEEKSTMEPSHDAKTEQDFGDGQVSEITWTEAEESAVIWKLDFTLMPLLVLGFFALQLDRSNIGNALTDTLTTDLGITKDDVNLGDQLMSAGIIIAEIPSNLVLQKLGAPIWLTGQVLVWGTIALTQAWITNMPSFLATRFLLGFFEAGFIPGGQYMLALFYREKELALRTSIFYFGNYFATATGSLIAAGVLQMGGMAGYAGWQWLFIIEGAFTLLVFLVFVLLLPRSPVHTKPIHGRFDIFTDRQREIMHGRILREDASKTEAKAQVTFRGVFQALTDYRLWLHLVLNLAALAPKGGLQLYGPTIIRSLGFSKIHANLLNSVSSFLVVFLSFAIAWASDKTKQRGLWCMVAFVWSITFGGALFGSVSKGKWTKYSLFTMLSSGNALSQGLNDAWLSINVRSAEKRSIGLALAVIGSNAGGLAGKQLFRESDAPKYTRGFLAIVLLYVACLPITGVIMWVYRRQNKKLDRHQRYQL; this comes from the exons ATGTCTTTGGAAGAGAAGTCTACCATGGAGCCTAGCCATGATGCAAAGACTGAGCAGGACTTTGGAGATGGTCAGGTCTCTGAAATCACTTGGACCGAGGCCGAAGAGAGTGCTGTTATCTGGAA ACTCGACTTCACACTGATGCCCCTTCTCGTTCTCGGATTCTTCGCTCTTCAGCTCGATCGAAGCAACATTGGCAACGCCCTGACCGACACCCTAACGACCGACCTTGGAATCACAAAGGACGATGTCAACCTCGGAGACCAGCTGATGAGcgccggcatcatcatcgccgagaTTCCTTCCAACCTCGTTCTGCAGAAACTGGGAGCCCCAATATGGCTGACCGGCCAAGTTCTCGTCTGGGGAACCATTGCCCTGACACAGGCGTGGATCACCAATATGCCTTCGTTCTTGGCAACTCGCTTCCTGCTGGGCTTCTTTGAGGCTGGCTTTATCCCCGGCGGCCAGTATATGCTGGCCTTGTTCTACCGTGAAAAGGAACTGGCTCTGAGAACTTCCATTTTCTACTTTGGAAACTACTTTGCCACTGCTACTGGCTCGTTGATCGCTGCCGGTGTTCTTCAGATGGGAGGCATGGCTGGCTACGCCGGCTGGCAATGGCTATTCATCA TTGAGGGCGCCTTTACCCTTCTAGTCTttctcgtcttcgtcttgCTCCTTCCCCGATCACCCGTCCACACGAAACCCATTCACGGTCGATTCGATATCTTCACGGATCGACAGCGCGAAATCATGCACGGCCGAATCCTCAGAGAAGACGCATCCAAGACCGAAGCAAAAGCTCAAGTCACCTTCCGCGGCGTCTTCCAGGCTCTTACAGACTACAGGCTTTGGCTCCATCTGGTTCTCAACCTGGCAGCTCTTGCTCCCAAGGGTGGTCTCCAGCTTTACGGACCGACTATCATTCGAAGCTTGGGATTTAGCAAGATTCATGCGAACTTGCTCAACTCCGTCAGCAGTTTTCTTGTTGTGTTCCTCAGTTTTGCCATTGCTTGGGCGTCGGATAAGACGAAGCAACGTGGACTATGGTGCATGGTCGCTTTCGTCTGGAGCATCACCTTCGGAGGCGCCTTATTCGGATCTGTGAGCAAAGGGAAGTGGACCAAGTACTCCCTCTTCACCATGTTGAGCAGTGGAAATGCCCTATCTCAAGGTCTCAACGATGCTTGGCTGAGCATCAACGTTCGATCTGCCGAGAAGCGCAGCATTGGTCTCGCACTGGCCGTGATTGGAAGCAACGCTGGCGGATTGGCAGGAAAGCAACTTTTCCGGGAGAGTGATGCGCCCAAGTATACCCGTGGATTCCTGGCGATTGTGCTTCTTTACGTTGCGTGCTTACCTATTACTGGTGTCATTATGTGGGTGTATCGGCGACAGAATAAGAAGCTTGACAGGCACCAGAGATACCAGCTATAG
- a CDS encoding Sulfatase domain-containing protein has product MSKDPTKPNIVLILADNLGWGELGCYGGGILRGAATPRIDKLATEGLLLHNFNVESDCVPTRSALMTGRHPIRTGCRQSVPAGFPQGLTRWERTLPECLKPQGYATAHHGKWHLGDIAGRYPSDRGFDEWLGIPRTTDESQFTSALGYTPEVAELPYIMKGIAGQDSENICIYDLEKRRLIDEMLVDQSKDWLSRQVKAEKPFFLYHPLVHLHFPTLPHRDFEGKTGQGEFADSMAEMDYRVGQLIDHLDQLGVRDNTVLIFASDNGPEFRPPYKGTAGPWSGTYHTAMEGSLRVPFIIRWPGHVPTGVTSNETVHVTDIFTTVLEIAGAEVPSDRPIDGISQVSFFKNPSTTKSQREGFLFYIKDELRAVKWKDWKLHLIWEPKVNQSSGKLESPYLFNVVRDPKEETDILAYNTWVMQPVMKLRAEFEKSLKSDPAPPDPLKGL; this is encoded by the coding sequence ATGTCCAAAGATCCTACCAAGCCCAACATCGTGCTCATCCTCGCTGACAATCTCGGCTGGGGTGAGCTAGGCTGCTACGGAGGCGGTATTCTCCGTGGCGCTGCGACCCCTCGCATCGACAAGCTTGCGACCGAGGGTCTCCTTCTACACAACTTCAATGTCGAGAGCGATTGCGTACCTACCCGCTCGGCCCTGATGACTGGTCGTCATCCCATACGTACGGGATGTCGCCAATCTGTACCTGCTGGGTTCCCTCAAGGACTGACGCGGTGGGAGCGTACGTTGCCAGAATGTCTCAAGCCACAAGGGTATGCCACGGCGCATCACGGTAAGTGGCATCTTGGAGACATTGCCGGTCGGTATCCCTCAGACCGTGGCTTCGATGAATGGCTTGGAATCCCTCGAACGACCGACGAGAGCCAGTTTACTTCTGCACTGGGTTACACGCCTGAAGTCGCCGAGCTCCCATACATCATGAAGGGCATCGCAGGCCAAGACTCGGAGAACATCTGCATCTACGACCTAGAAAAGAGGCGGCTAATTGACGAGATGCTCGTTGACCAGTCCAAGGACTGGCTGTCGCGTCAAGTCAAAGCTGAGAAGCCCTTCTTTCTCTACCACCCTCTTGTGCATTTGCACTTCCCAACTCTTCCCCATCGTGACTTTGAGGGCAAGACTGGACAAGGCGAGTTTGCCGACTCAATGGCCGAAATGGACTATCGTGTCGGCCAACTCATCGACCACCTCGACCAACTCGGCGTCCGCGACAACACGGTCCTCATCTTTGCCTCAGACAACGGTCCCGAGTTCCGGCCACCATACAAGGGCACTGCCGGACCATGGTCGGGCACCTATCACACCGCCATGGAGGGCAGCCTCAGAGTCCCCTTCATCATCAGATGGCCAGGACACGTACCTACCGGCGTAACCTCCAACGAGACAGTCCACGTAACCGACATCTTCACCACAGTCCTCGAAATCGCCGGGGCAGAAGTCCCCTCCGACCGTCCCATAGACGGAATCAGCCAAGTCTCCTTCTTCAAAAACCCATCAACCACAAAATCACAACGCGAAGGGTTCCTCTTCTACATCAAGGACGAGCTACGCGCTGTCAAGTGGAAGGATTGGAAACTTCATCTGATCTGGGAGCCCAAGGTCAACCAGTCATCTGGGAAGCTCGAGTCGCCGTATTTGTTCAACGTTGTGCGGGATCCCAAGGAAGAGACCGATATCCTGGCGTACAATACTTGGGTCATGCAGCCGGTCATGAAGTTGAGGGCAGAGTTTGAGAAGAGTTTGAAGAGTGATCCCGCGCCTCCGGATCCTCTGAAgggtctttaa
- a CDS encoding Zn(2)-C6 fungal-type domain-containing protein — MEASSTGRKRTSVRRANVTACQRCKSRKQRCDQNIPACSSCARAGVPCVSVDADGRSAPRSYIKSLEDRVAQLELALRSHGVETESVSDVQTPQEPGTAIEAPSEQPQTAGALTLLNLLVPDPGHIQDGAAAGYHSLLENITVPTVVKFPPKPTALQLTATYFEHSNFFSPILDEGRFRATVESLYDAESRPSQGTLNGRFQLLMVLAIAIRLLNRTDAAVPTTGSDSFFASAIHVFTERPHAIWKGDLEHLQNLLLIVQYTIFASNLSAAWHFIGLATRLAIDLDLLSETQRGLPHGDETPIAQPQTNKRRRVFWSTYILETNLCVVLNRPRSIPDEAVFTPLPSTSGPEASTPLANHCIIFRQAEYEIFHTLNYKPRIHDPLFDFNRWKIGMRDRLVEWHQTVPPLDATSKLAPQNFFDGALYMTLVYLFSPSPHFPSLPEAELRDLAQYASRSIELYRAGFKEGQLRFYWRTIPNLFRSGAALVHCIKTLRLNGAVFDANDLEKRVTMCSTVLWGMAERYPPGASYRDRFEELAASMSEVSSPTNGMPSVISHEFLLAHDVIAPLDLDDTATLWTTTPPNLDPWIFDQS, encoded by the exons ATGGAGGCTTCTTCGACTGGTCGCAAGCGGACGAGCGTTCGCCGCGCCAATGTCACAGCCTGTCAGCGGTGCAAGTCGCGAAAACAGAGGTGCGACCAGAACATCCCGGCCTGTTCCTCTTGCGCTCGGGCTGGTGTGCCATGTGTAAGTGTAGATGCAGATGGTCGATCTGCTCCTCGGAG TTACATCAAGAGTCTCGAGGACCGCGTCGCTCAGCTTGAGCTTGCATTACGGAGTCATGGAGTCGAGACCGAATCTGTTTCCGATGTTCAGACCCCTCAAGAACCTGGCACAGCCATCGAAGCACCCTCGGAGCAGCCCCAGACAGCTGGAGCGTTGACGCTGTTGAACCTGCTGGTTCCCGACCCAGGTCATATCCAGGACGGAGCAGCAGCTGGCTACCATAGCTTGCTTGAGAACATTACTGTCCCGACCGTGGTAAAGTTTCCACCCAAGCCGACCGCGTTACAGCTTACTGCCACGTACTTTGAGCACTCCAACTTCTTCTCACCGATCCTCGATGAGGGTCGGTTCCGGGCAACGGTCGAGAGTCTCTACGATGCCGAGTCTAGGCCGAGCCAGGGGACATTGAATGGGAGGTTTCAACTCCTTATGGTTTTAGCGATTGCTATCCGGCTGCTCAACAGGACCGACGCCGCGGTTCCCACGACGGGATCAGATTCCTTCTTTGCGTCGGCCATCCACGTCTTCACGGAACGCCCACATGCCATCTGGAAAGGCGACCTGGAACATTTGCAAAATTTGCTACTGATTGTGCAATACACCATTTTCGCGTCCAATCTCTCCGCTGCCTGGCACTTTATCGGTCTGGCGACGCGACTTGCCAtcgaccttgaccttctcaGCGAGACACAGCGAGGTCTTCCCCATGGCGATGAAACCCCCATCGCTCAGCCTCAAACGAATAAGAGGAGGCGTGTTTTCTGGTCGACATATATACTCGAAACGAATCTCTGTGTTGTTCTCAACCGACCACGGTCTATACCCGATGAGGCCGTCTTCACTCCTCTCCCATCGACAAGCGGCCCCGAGGCGTCAACACCGCTGGCCAATCACTGCATCATCTTTCGTCAGGCTGAATACGAGATATTCCATACATTGAACTACAAACCTCGAATACATGACCCTCTGTTTGACTTTAACCGATGGAAGATTGGCATGAGGGATCGTCTTGTCGAGTGGCACCAGACCGTCCCACCTCTTGATGCCACATCCAAACTGGCACCTCAAAACTTCTTCGACGGCGCGTTATATATGACGCTCGTCTATTTATTCTCACCTTCACCTCATTTCCCAAGTCTTCCGGAAGCAGAATTGAGAGACCTGGCCCAGTATGCTTCCCGGAGTATTGAACTATACAGGGCGGGTTTCAAGGAAGGCCAACTGCGATTCTACTGGCGAACCATCCCCAATCTCTTCCGATCGGGCGCAGCACTCGTCCACTGCATCAAGACCCTACGACTCAACGGCGCAGTCTTTGACGCAAACGACTTGGAGAAGCGAGTGACCATGTGCTCGACCGTGCTTTGGGGAATGGCTGAGCGATATCCTCCGGGGGCGTCGTATCGCGATCGGTTCGAGGAGCTGGCGGCTTCCATGTCTGAGGTATCTTCTCCGACGAATGGGATGCCTTCGGTTATTTCGCACGAGTTTCTACTCGCTCACGACGTGATTGCGCCGTTGGACTTGGATGATACGGCTACGTTGTGGACTACGACTCCACCGAACCTTGATCCGTGGATCTTTGATCAGTCCTAG
- a CDS encoding AA-permease domain-containing protein: MKGDIILTRDVEVVEMKDLGSGSGGEEQGTTWNISAKQPPPSKEPADWMDGFRRAERRSLKSRDGGGYQPTDGPVYPGDRHYDLKAANAKTANTALARELKGRHLQMIAFGGAIGTGLFVASGASLYRGGPASVLISYLIIGAMQYCTMQSLGELCVVFPIAGSFSAFSTRFLDPSWGFAMGWNYCLQWLFILPLEIIAGAFTISYWNENLSKSIFVAIFLLSIVIINLFGVKAYGEAEFVFSIIKVTAVIGFILLAIVINIGGEPESGYIGGMYWRNPGPFNNGFKGFCSVLVTSAFSFTGTELIGLAAAETANPRKSLPTAIKQVFWRITIFYIVALMLVGLLVPSNDSRLMSGSSVADASASPFVIAIEKAGTTILPSVMNAIILVAVISVGNSAVFGSSRTLAALAEQSHAPQIFAYVDKQGRPLMAILFASCIGLLAFLADLSFHDAIFNWLLSISALSTLFTWASICLCYIRFRKAWAYTSHTLEQLPFRSHVGVVGAWFAFAGYVLVLISQIWIAVSPVHEPDMDTSAPALVQNFFLKVMALPIILLFYGLHKLWYRTRIVRVDEMDVETGRRYFRIHIMTEQEREERLGWPTWKKLYRLLC, encoded by the exons ATGAAGGGCGACATCATCCTCACGCGCGACGTCGAAGTCGTAGAGATGAAGGATCTCGGCAGCGGCTCCGGCGGCGAAGAGCAAGGCACGACATGGAACATCTCAGCAAAGCAACCTCCGCCGTCAAAAGAACCCGCGgactggatggatgggttcCGCCGCGCCGAGCGCCGGTCTCTCAAGAGCCGCGACGGGGGTGGTTACCAGCCTACAGACGGACCGGTGTACCCCGGGGATAGGCACTATGACTTGAAGGCTGCGAATGCAAAGACGGCGAATACGGCTTTGGCGAGGGAGTTGAAGGGGAGGCATTTGCAGATGATTGCCTTTGGTGGTGCTATTG GAACTGGTCTGTTTGTCGCTTCGGGTGCTTCCCTGTATAGAGGCGGCCCAGCAAGTGTCCTCATTTCGTACCTCATCATCGGCGCGATGCAGTATTGTACCATGCAGTCTCTCGGCGAGCTTTGCGTTGTGTTTCCCATCGCCGGTTCATTTTCTGCCTTTTCGACACGGTTTTTGGATCCCTCTTGGGGCTTTGCCATGGGTTGGAA CTACTGTCTACAAtggctcttcatcctccctctAGAAATCATCGCCGGCGCATTCACAATATCGTATTGGAACGAAAACCTCAGCAAATCCATCTTTGTCGCCATCTTTCTCCTCTCGattgtcatcatcaacctgtTTGGCGTCAAAGCCTACGGTGAGGCGGAATTCGTCttttccatcatcaaggttACGGCTGTCATTGGCTTTAT TCTCCTCGCTATCGTAATTAACATCGGCGGAGAACCCGAAAGCGGCTATATCGGCGGCATGTACTGGCGCAATCCGGGGCCGTTTAATAACGGCTTCAAAGGTTTCTGCAGCGTCCTTGTCACCTCCGCGTTCTCGTTTACCGGCACCGAGCTGATTGGTCTTGCTGCTGCCGAGACTGCCAACCCCCGCAAGTCGCTTCCCACCGCGATCAAGCAGGTCTTTTGGCGTATCACCATCTTCTACATCGTCGCCCTCATGCTCGTCGGTCTGCTAGTCCCCTCCAACGACAGTCGTCTCATGAGTGGCTCCAGCGTCGCCgacgccagcgccagcccgTTCGTCATTGCCATCGAAAAGGCCGGCACCACTATCCTCCCGAGTGTCATGAacgccatcatcctcgtcgccgtCATTAGCGTCGGTAACTCGGCCGTTTTTGGCTCTTCGCGAACCCTTGCAGCTTTGGCCGAGCAGTCTCACGCCCCTCAAATCTTTGCTTATGTCGATAAGCAGGGCCGTCCTCTTATGGCTATTCTCTTTGCGTCTTGCATTGGCCTGCTCGCTTTCCTTGCTGATCTGAGCTTCCACGATGCCATCTTTAACTGGCTGCTCTCCATTAGTGCTCTTAGTACCCTCTTCACCTGGGCTAGTATCTGCCTGTGCTATATCCGCTTCCGCAAGGCCTGGGCCTACACATCTCACACGCTGGAGCAGCTCCCCTTTAGGTCACACGTCGGCGTTGTGGGCGCGTGGTTCGCCTTCGCCGGCTACgttctcgtcctcatctctcAGATCTGGATCGCGGTGTCACCCGTGCACGAACCTGACATGGACACGAGCGCACCCGCGCTGGTGCAAaacttcttcctcaaggTCATGGCCCTCCCCATCATCCTACTGTTCTACGGCCTCCACAAGCTCTGGTACCGCACAAGGATTGTCCGCGTCGACGAGATGGATGTCGAGACTGGACGGCGGTACTTCCGTATCCACATCATGACGGAGCAGGAGCGTGAGGAGAGGCTAGGATGGCCCACGTGGAAGAAGCTGTATCGACTTCTCTGCTAA
- a CDS encoding Protein kinase domain-containing protein: MIAVLRPPFPSLSADNSISSGGAGHVYAIGQHLVLKCPIVLDNPHPTQVAMMEESQTQIDCEKAIYKVLMEDRHPHIVHAVLCVPGGIFMHRQAMTLKARLKNPGIPQDLKNRWMKQLSSALSWLEHLGFAHGDLRPANIFLSTEEDIRLGDFDCTVKIGEKLKAGGGSYGKLYENYQFPDAGPMTEQYSLGSCIFTIQFGHEPWHEIDEPQKILKLIRNEFPDASGDGVFGEIIQKCWFGKYDSMREVEQDILSRLGLKEAENDCSGIDEEFSSMLVAECKAFLEKELRKP, translated from the coding sequence ATGATCGCAGTATTACGGCCCCCATTCCCCTCGCTTTCTGCCGATAACTCCATTTCCAGCGGGGGTGCGGGTCACGTTTATGCCATCGGCCAGCATCTCGTTCTCAAATGCCCAATCGTTCTCGACAACCCTCACCCAACACAAGTGGcaatgatggaggagagtCAAACTCAGATCGACTGTGAAAAGGCGATCTACAAGGTCTTGATGGAGGACCGGCATCCCCATATTGTCCATGCCGTCTTATGCGTCCCTGGAGGTATCTTTATGCATCGCCAAGCCATGACCCTTAAAGCTCGCTTGAAGAACCCCGGTATTCCTCAAGATTTAAAGAACCGATGGATGAAGCAGCTCTCGAGCGCGCTATCCTGGCTTGAGCATCTCGGTTTCGCCCACGGGGACCTCAGACCTGCCAATATCTTTCTGAGCACAGAAGAAGACATCAGGCTAGGTGATTTTGACTGCACAGTCAAGATTGGGGAGAAGCTGAAGGCTGGAGGCGGTTCTTACGGAAAACTGTACGAAAACTACCAGTTCCCTGACGCCGGCCCAATGACCGAACAGTACTCTCTTGGGTCTTGTATCTTCACTATCCAGTTTGGCCATGAGCCCTGGCACGAGATCGATGAGCCTCAGaagatcctcaagctcatcagGAATGAGTTTCCCGACGCTTCAGGGGACGGGGTATTTGGCGAAATCATTCAAAAGTGTTGGTTTGGAAAGTACGATTCGATGCGTGAGGTTGAACAAGACATTCTCAGCCGGCTGGGCTTAAAGGAGGCGGAGAATGACTGCTCGGGTATCGATGAAGAGTTTTCGTCGATGCTAGTAGCTGAATGCAAGGCGTTCCTTGAGAAGGAATTAAGAAAGCCATAG